One genomic segment of Cucurbita pepo subsp. pepo cultivar mu-cu-16 unplaced genomic scaffold, ASM280686v2 Cp4.1_scaffold000312, whole genome shotgun sequence includes these proteins:
- the LOC111784955 gene encoding probable polygalacturonase, protein MDLPPKPTKLNVTAARISVVIVLALVSLATVDAMNPRLSSNSLEFQAINCRKHSALLTEFGGVGDGVTSNTHAFRKAIEHLSTMAADGGAQLVVPPGKWLTGSFNLTSHFTLFIDKEAKILASQNESEWPLVKVLPSYGRGRDAPGGRYSSLIFGTNLTDVVITGNNGTIDGQGSSWWEKFKKGELKVTRPYVIEIMYSDQIQISNLTLINSPSWFVHPIYSRNVIIQGLTILAPVTVPNTDGINPDSCSNTRIEDCYIVSGDDCIAIKSGWDQYGIKFGMPTEDLVIRRLTCISPDSAGIALGSEMSGGIRNVRIENVTAINTQSAVRIKTARGRGGFVKDIFVRRMFLSTMKYVFWITGDYKSHADDKFDPSALPLIKNINYRDVVAENVNMSTNLAGISGDPFTDICVSNVKIGLSATPKKLQWNCTNIEGFSSDVDPRPCAPLAKAAKSGGCDFLEDQLPIENVQLKSCSVETPTFW, encoded by the exons ATGGATCTTCCTCCAAAACCCACAAAACTCAAT GTTACAGCAGCGAGAATCTCGGTCGTGATCGTACTGGCATTGGTGAGCTTAGCCACCGTGGACGCTATGAATCCGCGTCTAAGTTCGAACTCCCTGGAATTTCAGGCGATCAATTGTCGGAAACACTCAGCGTTGTTAACGGAGTTTGGCGGCGTCGGCGACGGAGTAACTTCAAATACTCACGCGTTCCGAAAAGCGATTGAACATCTCAGCACAATGGCGGCAGATGGCGGAGCTCAATTGGTCGTGCCGCCGGGAAAATGGCTGACCGGAAGTTTTAATCTGACTAGCCATTTCACACTTTTTATCGATAAAGAAGCTAAAATTCTTGCATCCCAG AATGAATCAGAATGGCCACTCGTGAAAGTTCTCCCATCTTATGGGAGGGGAAGAGATGCTCCTGGTGGACGGTACAGCAGCCTCATCTTTGGAACTAATCTCACCGATGTGGTTATCACGG GTAACAACGGTACAATCGACGGGCAGGGATCTTCTTGGTGGGAAAAGTTTAAGAAAGGGGAGCTCAAGGTAACACGGCCATATGTGATCGAGATCATGTACTCTGATCAAATCCAGATCTCGAATCTCACTTTGATCAACTCACCTTCTTGGTTCGTCCATCCGATTTATAGCAG AAATGTGATTATCCAAGGGCTCACCATCTTGGCTCCAGTCACCGTACCCAACACCGACGGAATCAATCCAg ATTCTTGTTCCAACACTCGAATCGAAGACTGCTACATTGTCTCCGGTGACGATTGCATCGCCATCAAGAGCGGATGGGACCAATACGGTATCAAGTTCGGAATGCCGACCGAGGACCTCGTCATTCGCCGCCTCACTTGCATCTCACCAGATTCTGCAGGTATTGCCCTTGGCAGCGAAATGTCCGGCGGAATCCGCAACGTCAGGATCGAAAACGTTACAGCAATCAACACACAGTCTGCCGTCAGAATCAAAACCGCTCGCGGACGAGGCGGTTTCGTCAAGGACATTTTCGTCCGAAGAATGTTTCTATCCACGATGAAATACGTCTTCTGGATAACTGGAGACTACAAATCGCATGCGGATGACAAGTTCGATCCCTCGGCATTGCCATTGATTAAGAACATTAATTACAGAGACGTGGTGGCCGAGAATGTTAATATGTCGACAAATTTGGCGGGGATTTCAGGAGATCCATTCACGGATATTTGTGTTTCAAATGTGAAGATTGGATTGTCGGCGACGCCTAAAAAGTTGCAGTGGAATTGTACGAACATTGAGGGATTTAGTAGTGATGTGGATCCGCGGCCATGTGCTCCGCTTGCTAAGGCAGCGAAAAGCGGTGGATGTGACTTTCTCGAGGATCAGCTGCCGATTGAGAATGTTCAGTTGAAGTCATGCTCGGTTGAAACTCCTACCTTCTGGTAA